One window of Vibrio sinaloensis genomic DNA carries:
- a CDS encoding NCS2 family permease, translated as MFEKLFKLSENGTTVRTEIIAGLTTFLTMAYIIFVNPAMLADAGMDKGAVFVATCLAAAIGCFIMGFVANYPIALAPGMGLNAFFTYGVVLGMGHSWQVALGAVFVSGIIFMALSVFKVREWIINSIPMALRTGISAGIGLFLAFIGLQNSGIVVDNPATLVGLGDITSLKPALAALGFFLTVGLVYRGVRGAVMIAILIITALGLIVGDVQWGGIMSTPPSIAPTLMEMDIAAVFEVGMISVVFAFLFVDLFDTAGTLVGVGTKAGLIKEDGKLPRLSKALLADSTATSIGAALGTSSTTSYVESTAGVAAGGRTGLTAVVVGVMFLLALFFSPLAGMIPAYATAGALFYVAILMMSGLVSIDWRDLTEAAPVVVTCLLMPLTYSIAEGIALGFISYAAIKLLSGKGRDVSISVWVLSAVFIIKYLVA; from the coding sequence ATGTTCGAAAAACTGTTCAAACTCAGCGAAAACGGCACGACCGTAAGGACTGAGATCATCGCAGGACTGACAACCTTCCTGACGATGGCTTACATCATCTTTGTCAACCCAGCGATGCTCGCTGATGCAGGTATGGATAAAGGTGCAGTGTTCGTTGCTACCTGTCTGGCAGCGGCAATTGGCTGTTTTATCATGGGCTTTGTTGCCAACTATCCGATTGCACTCGCTCCGGGTATGGGACTCAACGCCTTCTTCACCTATGGTGTGGTGTTGGGCATGGGGCACTCATGGCAGGTGGCGCTAGGGGCAGTGTTTGTCTCAGGTATCATCTTCATGGCCTTGAGTGTGTTCAAAGTACGTGAATGGATCATCAACTCTATTCCAATGGCTTTGCGCACGGGTATCTCTGCAGGTATCGGTCTATTCCTCGCATTCATCGGTCTACAAAACTCAGGTATTGTTGTTGATAACCCAGCGACTCTAGTGGGTTTGGGCGATATCACCAGCCTTAAGCCGGCACTTGCAGCACTGGGTTTCTTCCTGACCGTTGGTCTAGTGTATCGTGGCGTTCGCGGTGCGGTGATGATCGCTATCTTGATCATTACTGCTTTGGGTCTGATAGTGGGCGATGTGCAGTGGGGCGGTATTATGTCGACACCACCAAGCATAGCGCCAACCCTGATGGAAATGGATATTGCAGCGGTGTTTGAAGTCGGTATGATTTCGGTTGTATTCGCTTTCCTATTTGTCGACCTATTTGACACTGCAGGCACTTTGGTCGGTGTAGGTACTAAAGCAGGTTTGATCAAAGAAGATGGCAAGTTGCCGCGTTTGAGCAAAGCACTACTAGCCGACTCCACAGCAACTTCTATTGGTGCTGCACTAGGTACATCAAGCACCACATCATACGTTGAATCAACAGCGGGTGTTGCTGCTGGTGGCCGCACGGGTCTGACAGCCGTCGTTGTTGGTGTCATGTTCCTATTGGCGCTGTTCTTCTCTCCGCTGGCAGGCATGATTCCAGCTTACGCAACAGCAGGCGCATTGTTCTATGTTGCGATTCTAATGATGTCTGGCTTAGTGAGCATCGATTGGCGCGATCTAACCGAAGCGGCACCAGTTGTAGTGACGTGTCTGCTGATGCCATTGACGTACTCTATCGCGGAAGGCATCGCGCTTGGCTTTATTTCTTACGCTGCGATCAAATTGCTGAGTGGTAAAGGTCGCGATGTGTCTATCAGTGTTTGGGTGCTTTCGGCTGTATTTATTATCAAATACTTAGTCGCTTAA
- the frsA gene encoding esterase FrsA, with amino-acid sequence MSEEVSKNLSETLFAKHKQAKETSALTQYMPSSQTFLEQKQQQDGYKWYRNLRRLQWAWQGLDPIEIESVLAKIAASKHSRTHDEWLDTVMGYHSGNWTYEWTKLGMLHQKRSAEFKGEQAADELFNASLCFSIAGYPHLKNDNLAIQAQVLASTAYSEAAKKTRYTIKRLEIPYQNKQIVAHLHLTKTDKPQPVVMVTAGLDSLQTDLWSLFRDHLAKRDIAMLTVDMPSIGHNTHWNLTEDTSVLHQVVLDELYHIPWVDHHKVGLIGFRFGGNAMVRLSFMAQEKIKACVSLGAPIHDVLSSPDKLKQMPKMYLDVLASRLGKTAVDINSLAGQLMAWSLKVQGILSGRKTRVPILAMSLENDPVSPLSDNQLVATYSDYGKAKKISAKTITQGYEQSLDLAIKWLEDELIR; translated from the coding sequence ATGTCCGAGGAAGTCAGTAAAAATCTCTCTGAAACTCTATTTGCTAAGCACAAACAAGCGAAAGAGACCTCAGCATTAACGCAATACATGCCATCTAGCCAGACTTTTTTGGAGCAAAAACAGCAACAAGACGGCTATAAGTGGTATCGCAACTTACGCAGGCTACAATGGGCGTGGCAAGGGCTTGATCCTATCGAGATTGAATCTGTATTAGCAAAAATCGCCGCTTCCAAGCACTCTCGTACCCACGATGAATGGTTAGATACAGTGATGGGGTATCACAGCGGTAATTGGACTTATGAGTGGACCAAGCTGGGAATGCTGCATCAAAAGCGCAGTGCGGAATTTAAAGGTGAGCAGGCCGCCGATGAGCTGTTTAATGCTTCACTCTGTTTCAGTATTGCTGGATACCCGCACTTAAAAAACGACAATCTGGCTATTCAAGCTCAGGTGTTGGCCAGTACCGCTTACTCCGAGGCGGCTAAGAAGACCCGCTATACGATAAAGCGACTGGAAATTCCATATCAAAACAAGCAAATCGTGGCTCATTTGCACCTAACCAAAACCGACAAACCACAACCTGTGGTGATGGTCACGGCAGGGTTGGATAGTTTGCAAACCGACCTATGGAGCCTGTTTCGCGATCACTTAGCCAAGCGAGACATCGCCATGCTAACCGTGGATATGCCGTCGATAGGTCACAATACTCACTGGAATTTGACCGAAGATACCTCGGTGCTGCACCAGGTGGTGTTGGATGAACTGTATCACATCCCTTGGGTTGACCATCACAAGGTTGGCCTGATCGGTTTTCGCTTTGGCGGCAATGCGATGGTGCGACTCTCATTTATGGCGCAAGAAAAAATCAAAGCTTGTGTCTCTTTGGGGGCGCCTATTCATGATGTGCTTTCCTCTCCCGATAAGCTCAAACAGATGCCTAAGATGTACCTTGATGTTCTGGCGTCGCGCTTGGGGAAAACCGCGGTGGATATCAACAGTCTGGCAGGTCAGTTAATGGCTTGGTCTTTAAAGGTGCAAGGGATTTTATCAGGGCGCAAAACCCGTGTGCCTATTTTAGCCATGAGCCTTGAAAACGATCCGGTTTCTCCTCTCAGCGACAATCAACTGGTCGCGACCTACAGCGACTACGGCAAAGCGAAGAAAATCAGTGCTAAAACAATTACACAAGGGTATGAGCAATCCCTCGATTTAGCGATAAAGTGGTTGGAGGACGAGCTAATTAGATGA
- the ribH gene encoding 6,7-dimethyl-8-ribityllumazine synthase, whose protein sequence is MKVIEGGFPAPNAKIAIVISRFNSFINESLLSGAIDTLKRHGQVSEDNITVVRCPGAVELPLVAQRVAKTGKFDAIVSLGTVIRGGTPHFDYVCSECNKGLAQVSLEFSLPVAFGVLTVDTIDQAIERAGTKAGNKGAEAALSALEMINVLSEIDS, encoded by the coding sequence ATGAAAGTGATCGAGGGTGGCTTCCCAGCGCCAAACGCAAAAATTGCTATCGTTATTTCTCGTTTCAACAGTTTTATTAACGAAAGTCTATTGTCTGGTGCAATCGATACTTTAAAACGCCATGGCCAAGTAAGCGAAGATAACATCACAGTGGTTCGCTGCCCAGGTGCAGTAGAATTACCTCTAGTGGCGCAACGTGTTGCAAAAACTGGAAAATTCGATGCCATCGTATCGCTTGGTACAGTCATCCGCGGCGGTACACCGCATTTTGACTATGTTTGTAGTGAATGTAATAAAGGTCTGGCACAAGTGTCTCTGGAGTTTAGCCTTCCAGTCGCATTCGGTGTATTGACCGTTGATACTATTGATCAAGCTATTGAGCGCGCAGGAACCAAGGCTGGTAATAAAGGTGCAGAGGCTGCACTGAGCGCACTTGAAATGATTAACGTTCTTTCAGAAATCGATTCCTAA
- the ribBA gene encoding bifunctional 3,4-dihydroxy-2-butanone-4-phosphate synthase/GTP cyclohydrolase II gives MPISTPQEIIEDIRLGKMVILMDDEDRENEGDLIMAAEHVTPEAINFMATHGRGLICLTMTKERCERLGLPPMVQDNNAQYTTNFTVSIEAAEGVTTGISAADRARTVQAAVAKDAKAADLVQPGHIFPLAAQEGGVLTRAGHTEAGCDLARLAGCEPAGVIVEILNDDGTMARRPDLEIFAEKHGVKLGTIADLIEYRNNTETTIERVAQCKLPTEFGEFDLVTYRDVIDNQIHYALCKGDLTDQAPLVRVHLQDTFTDLLHSDRNAERSWTLDKAMQRIGRDGGVLVILGNEESTDLLIHRVKMFEAQDKGDAPTLAKKQGTSRRVGVGSQILADLGVHDMRLLSSASKKYHALGGFGLNVVEYVCE, from the coding sequence ATGCCAATTAGTACGCCACAAGAGATTATTGAAGATATTCGCCTGGGAAAAATGGTTATCCTGATGGATGATGAAGACCGTGAAAACGAGGGTGACTTAATTATGGCGGCTGAGCATGTGACGCCCGAAGCCATTAACTTTATGGCGACTCATGGCCGCGGGTTGATTTGCTTAACCATGACTAAAGAACGTTGTGAGCGTTTGGGTTTGCCGCCAATGGTGCAAGACAATAATGCCCAGTACACCACCAACTTTACGGTGTCGATTGAGGCAGCAGAAGGTGTCACGACAGGGATCTCAGCGGCCGATCGCGCTCGCACGGTTCAAGCTGCTGTCGCCAAAGATGCCAAAGCGGCTGACTTGGTTCAGCCTGGGCACATTTTTCCTTTGGCGGCTCAAGAGGGTGGAGTGTTGACTCGAGCAGGTCATACTGAAGCGGGCTGCGACTTGGCACGTCTTGCTGGCTGTGAGCCAGCGGGTGTGATAGTCGAAATTCTTAACGACGATGGCACTATGGCTCGTCGTCCAGATTTGGAAATTTTCGCCGAAAAACATGGCGTTAAATTAGGCACAATCGCCGACCTTATCGAATATCGCAATAACACCGAAACCACGATTGAGCGAGTGGCGCAGTGCAAACTGCCTACGGAATTTGGCGAGTTCGATTTAGTCACCTATCGTGACGTGATCGATAATCAAATTCATTATGCGCTATGCAAAGGCGATCTCACCGATCAAGCGCCACTGGTTCGTGTTCACCTGCAAGACACCTTTACCGACTTATTGCACAGTGACCGTAATGCTGAGCGTAGCTGGACTTTAGACAAAGCGATGCAGCGTATTGGTCGTGATGGTGGCGTGTTGGTTATCCTAGGTAATGAAGAGTCGACAGACTTATTGATTCATCGTGTCAAGATGTTTGAGGCTCAGGATAAAGGCGACGCGCCAACATTGGCGAAAAAGCAAGGCACATCTCGTCGTGTTGGTGTCGGATCGCAGATTCTCGCCGACCTTGGTGTCCATGATATGCGTCTACTCTCTTCGGCAAGTAAGAAATATCATGCATTAGGAGGCTTTGGTCTCAACGTGGTGGAATACGTGTGTGAGTAA
- the ribD gene encoding bifunctional diaminohydroxyphosphoribosylaminopyrimidine deaminase/5-amino-6-(5-phosphoribosylamino)uracil reductase RibD → MTAFTATDYQIMSRAISLAKRGVYTTPPNPNVGCVIVKAGEIVGEGFHYRAGEPHAEVHALRMAGEKSVGATAYVTLEPCSHYGRTPPCAEGLIKAKVAKVICAMQDPNPQVAGRGIQMLRDAGIDVEVGLLEQDAVNLNPAFIKRMQTGMPFVQLKMAASLDGQTALANGQSQWITGPQARQDVQKFRAQSGAILSTSKTVIDDNASLNVRWQELPESVQAHYPESQLRQPIRVILDRQGLLTPELKLFQTAGERLVVAAGGDVQLHDGQKTIDLTATFSELTREHNINHLWVEAGATLASSLIKERLVDEIVLYLAPKIMGSDGRGLFGALGLESMTDIIDLDIKDVRQVGSDIRITASVSYKDK, encoded by the coding sequence ATGACTGCTTTTACCGCTACAGATTATCAGATTATGTCGCGTGCAATTAGCCTGGCTAAGCGCGGCGTTTATACCACGCCTCCTAACCCAAATGTCGGCTGCGTGATCGTTAAAGCAGGGGAGATTGTTGGCGAAGGTTTTCATTACCGAGCTGGCGAGCCTCATGCTGAAGTGCATGCGCTACGGATGGCGGGAGAAAAATCCGTTGGCGCAACGGCCTATGTCACCCTAGAGCCGTGTTCGCATTATGGACGCACGCCGCCTTGCGCCGAAGGCCTGATCAAAGCCAAAGTGGCAAAAGTGATTTGCGCCATGCAAGACCCAAATCCGCAAGTGGCAGGGCGTGGCATTCAAATGCTGCGTGATGCCGGAATTGACGTTGAAGTCGGATTGTTGGAGCAAGACGCCGTCAATCTCAACCCGGCCTTTATCAAGCGCATGCAAACGGGAATGCCGTTTGTGCAACTAAAAATGGCAGCCAGTCTGGATGGACAAACGGCGCTCGCGAATGGTCAAAGCCAATGGATTACCGGTCCTCAAGCTCGCCAAGATGTGCAAAAGTTCCGCGCGCAAAGTGGTGCCATACTCTCCACCAGTAAAACGGTGATCGACGACAATGCTTCGCTCAATGTCCGTTGGCAAGAGCTGCCTGAATCTGTACAAGCTCACTACCCAGAGTCGCAACTTCGTCAACCGATTCGAGTTATCCTCGACAGACAAGGCTTGCTAACCCCTGAGCTCAAGCTATTTCAAACTGCCGGAGAGCGTCTCGTCGTTGCTGCTGGTGGTGACGTTCAACTGCACGATGGGCAAAAAACGATCGATTTAACCGCCACTTTCTCTGAGTTAACTCGTGAGCACAATATCAACCACCTATGGGTGGAAGCTGGGGCCACCTTGGCGTCAAGTTTAATCAAAGAGCGATTGGTCGATGAGATCGTGCTCTATTTAGCCCCTAAAATTATGGGCAGCGACGGTCGAGGGCTATTTGGTGCATTGGGCCTTGAATCGATGACGGATATCATCGACCTTGATATCAAAGATGTTAGACAAGTTGGCAGCGATATTCGTATCACTGCCAGCGTTAGCTATAAAGATAAATAA
- a CDS encoding riboflavin synthase codes for MFTGIIEAVGTLTAITPKGEDISVTVEVGKLDMSDVKLGDSIATNGVCLTVVDFTQTSYSADLSLETLNKTGFAHYQAGDKLNLEKAMLPTTRFGGHIVSGHVDGVGEIVERNMVGRAIEFWVAMPAEISKYVAEKGSITVDGISLTVNALRKNAFKLTIVPHTGEETTIADFNVGRKVNLEVDVMARYMEQLLNSQQQPAESRITMEFLQQNGFA; via the coding sequence ATGTTTACAGGTATTATAGAAGCAGTGGGCACGCTCACTGCGATTACTCCGAAAGGAGAGGATATTAGCGTTACCGTTGAGGTGGGCAAGCTCGATATGTCTGACGTAAAATTGGGCGACAGTATTGCCACCAACGGCGTCTGTTTGACCGTGGTTGACTTCACTCAAACCAGTTACAGCGCCGATCTCTCACTCGAAACATTAAACAAAACCGGCTTTGCTCATTATCAAGCTGGCGACAAACTGAACCTAGAGAAAGCGATGTTACCTACTACCCGATTTGGTGGGCACATTGTGTCTGGTCACGTTGACGGTGTGGGTGAAATTGTTGAGCGCAACATGGTTGGACGTGCGATTGAATTTTGGGTCGCGATGCCTGCTGAGATCAGCAAATACGTGGCAGAAAAAGGCTCGATTACGGTTGATGGGATTAGCCTTACCGTCAATGCTCTACGCAAAAATGCATTTAAACTCACCATAGTTCCACATACGGGCGAAGAAACCACCATCGCGGATTTTAACGTTGGACGTAAAGTGAATCTTGAAGTTGACGTTATGGCGCGCTACATGGAACAGTTACTTAATAGTCAGCAGCAGCCTGCGGAATCTCGTATTACGATGGAATTTTTACAACAAAACGGATTTGCTTAA
- a CDS encoding glutamate-5-semialdehyde dehydrogenase, producing MELISMGKAAKEAAFQLATASTAQKNQALAIIADELQANAATILQANSKDIALGREAGLSEALLDRLLLNEERLTAIANDVRNVIGLNDPVGSEIDSKVLENGMSLSRRRVPLGVVGVIYEARPNVTIDIAALCLKTGNASILRGGKETFFSNMELVKVIQSALAKAKLPAASVQYIEKPDRELVSQLLKLDDYVDMIIPRGGAGLHKMCKENSTIPVIIGGFGISHIFVDESADLKKSLEVVENAKVQRPSACNSLDTLLVHQNVAAEFLPMLATRLSDIVALVAEPKAKALLGEAKQLRDAAEGDFDTEWLSYTLGVKVVADINEAIDHMRVHNASHSDAIMTNSLENSERFINSVGSAAVYVNASTRFTDGAQFGLGAEVAVSTQKLHARGPMGLEELTSYKWVGKANYLPRS from the coding sequence ATGGAACTCATTTCTATGGGAAAAGCGGCCAAAGAGGCGGCTTTCCAACTCGCGACAGCTTCAACGGCTCAAAAGAATCAAGCTTTGGCCATCATTGCCGATGAACTACAAGCCAATGCTGCCACCATTTTACAGGCGAATAGTAAAGATATTGCGCTTGGCCGAGAGGCTGGCTTGAGTGAAGCGTTACTCGATCGTTTGCTGTTGAATGAAGAGCGCTTGACCGCTATCGCCAACGACGTGCGCAACGTGATTGGTCTTAACGATCCTGTTGGGAGTGAAATCGACAGCAAAGTGCTAGAAAACGGCATGTCGCTCTCTCGTCGCCGCGTGCCGCTCGGTGTGGTCGGGGTGATCTATGAAGCTCGTCCGAATGTCACCATCGACATTGCTGCGCTATGTTTAAAAACGGGCAATGCCAGCATTTTACGCGGCGGTAAAGAAACCTTTTTCTCTAACATGGAGTTAGTCAAGGTTATCCAATCGGCATTGGCCAAAGCTAAGCTTCCTGCAGCATCGGTGCAGTACATTGAAAAGCCAGATCGTGAGCTGGTTTCTCAGTTGTTAAAACTGGACGATTACGTGGATATGATTATTCCTCGTGGCGGTGCGGGTCTACACAAGATGTGTAAAGAAAACAGTACCATTCCCGTCATCATTGGTGGTTTTGGTATCAGCCATATCTTTGTCGATGAGAGCGCAGACCTGAAGAAGTCTCTTGAGGTGGTTGAAAACGCTAAAGTACAGCGCCCATCAGCGTGTAACTCGCTGGATACCTTGTTAGTTCATCAAAACGTCGCCGCTGAGTTCTTGCCTATGCTCGCCACTCGTCTGAGTGACATAGTGGCATTGGTTGCCGAGCCAAAAGCGAAAGCACTGCTTGGCGAGGCGAAACAGTTGCGCGACGCAGCGGAAGGAGACTTCGACACGGAGTGGCTTAGCTATACGCTTGGGGTCAAAGTGGTCGCAGACATCAATGAAGCGATTGACCATATGCGGGTACATAACGCAAGCCACTCAGATGCGATCATGACCAATAGCTTGGAAAACTCAGAGCGTTTCATCAACTCGGTGGGTTCGGCGGCAGTCTACGTGAACGCATCCACTCGTTTTACCGATGGCGCTCAGTTTGGTCTGGGGGCAGAGGTGGCGGTCTCAACCCAAAAGCTTCACGCTCGAGGGCCTATGGGGTTAGAGGAATTGACCAGCTACAAGTGGGTCGGCAAAGCCAACTACTTGCCGCGTAGTTAA
- the nusB gene encoding transcription antitermination factor NusB encodes MGASVKPAARRNARRFALQAIYSWQITKENVATIEEQFLSGGKYDEEEHHAQEPALSAPDTDVAYFRDLLTGVVLSHTELDSKIRPYTARPMQDLDMMELALLRLAMYEMTRREDVPYKVVINEAIELAKVFAAEDSHKFVNGVLDKAAPHVRKK; translated from the coding sequence ATGGGGGCCAGTGTGAAACCAGCCGCACGTCGTAATGCACGTCGATTCGCTTTGCAAGCGATCTACTCTTGGCAAATTACTAAAGAAAATGTTGCTACGATTGAAGAGCAATTTTTATCAGGTGGCAAGTATGATGAAGAAGAGCATCATGCTCAAGAGCCAGCACTTTCTGCGCCAGACACAGATGTTGCATACTTCCGTGACCTACTAACAGGTGTTGTGCTAAGTCACACAGAACTAGACAGTAAGATTCGTCCATACACCGCACGTCCAATGCAAGATTTGGACATGATGGAGCTGGCACTGCTTCGTCTTGCTATGTATGAAATGACGCGTCGTGAAGATGTCCCTTACAAAGTGGTTATCAACGAAGCGATTGAGCTTGCAAAAGTGTTCGCTGCAGAAGATAGTCATAAGTTCGTCAACGGTGTGCTAGATAAAGCAGCACCGCATGTACGTAAGAAATAA
- the proB gene encoding glutamate 5-kinase, translating to MNQESGKAPQSQTVVVKLGTSVLTGGTLALDRAHMVELVRQCAELKKQGHSVVMVSSGAIAAGREHLGYPALPNSMASKQLLAAVGQSQLIQTWESLFAIYGLKIGQMLLTRADLEDRERFLNARDTINALVENDIIPVVNENDAVATSEIKVGDNDNLSALVGILCGADKLLLLTDQKGLFTADPRKDPNAELIKEVKTIDDTLRKIAGGSGTTLGTGGMATKLQAADIARRAGIEVIIAAGSAPNVVFDSLGDNPQGTRFLPCEEALENRKRWILAGPSASGDIMIDDGAVNAVVGTGSSLLAKGLIHVGGEFARGDVVRVTDKKGKLVARGIASYSSQDMAKIVGKHSKDIIGILGYDYGNEVLHRDDMVVIQE from the coding sequence ATGAATCAAGAAAGCGGAAAAGCACCACAGTCTCAGACCGTGGTCGTAAAACTAGGTACCAGTGTTCTGACTGGTGGCACCTTGGCGTTAGACCGAGCTCATATGGTTGAGTTGGTTCGTCAGTGTGCAGAACTGAAAAAGCAAGGCCACTCTGTGGTGATGGTTTCGTCTGGCGCTATTGCCGCTGGGCGTGAGCACCTAGGCTATCCCGCATTGCCCAATTCTATGGCGAGTAAACAACTGTTGGCCGCCGTCGGACAAAGTCAATTGATCCAAACCTGGGAGTCGCTGTTTGCCATCTATGGATTAAAAATTGGCCAGATGCTACTCACGCGCGCCGATCTTGAAGATCGCGAACGCTTCCTTAATGCACGTGACACCATCAATGCTCTGGTTGAAAACGACATTATCCCTGTGGTCAATGAAAATGACGCGGTGGCGACCAGTGAAATAAAAGTCGGGGATAACGACAATCTCTCTGCTTTGGTTGGGATTTTATGTGGCGCAGACAAATTACTGCTACTGACCGATCAAAAAGGGCTGTTCACCGCAGACCCACGCAAAGATCCTAATGCTGAGTTGATCAAAGAAGTAAAAACCATCGACGACACTCTACGCAAAATTGCAGGCGGGAGTGGCACGACCTTGGGCACCGGTGGAATGGCCACCAAGCTTCAGGCGGCTGACATCGCTCGCCGCGCGGGGATTGAAGTCATTATCGCCGCCGGCAGTGCGCCGAATGTGGTGTTTGACTCCTTGGGTGACAATCCACAAGGTACGCGTTTTTTGCCATGTGAAGAAGCATTGGAAAACCGCAAACGTTGGATTTTAGCCGGACCAAGTGCCTCGGGCGATATCATGATTGATGATGGTGCGGTGAATGCGGTTGTCGGCACAGGCAGTAGCTTGCTCGCCAAAGGCTTAATCCATGTTGGTGGCGAGTTTGCCCGTGGTGATGTGGTACGCGTGACCGACAAGAAAGGCAAGCTGGTCGCCCGTGGCATCGCCAGTTACTCCAGTCAGGATATGGCGAAAATTGTCGGTAAACACAGCAAAGATATCATCGGTATATTAGGTTATGACTACGGTAATGAAGTTCTTCACCGTGATGACATGGTCGTAATTCAGGAATAA
- the nrdR gene encoding transcriptional regulator NrdR: MHCPFCSENDTKVIDSRLVADGHQVRRRRQCLACSERFTTFETAELVMPRVIKSNGNREPFNEDKMVGGLQRALEKRPVSADAVDVAISMIKSQLRATGEREVPSEMIGNLVMDQLKELDKVAYIRFASVYRSFEDIREFGEEIARLED, translated from the coding sequence ATGCATTGTCCTTTTTGTTCTGAGAACGACACTAAAGTCATTGATTCGCGCTTGGTTGCCGATGGTCATCAAGTGCGTCGTCGACGTCAATGTCTTGCGTGTAGTGAGCGCTTCACGACATTTGAAACCGCTGAGCTGGTGATGCCGCGAGTCATAAAATCCAACGGCAACCGTGAGCCGTTCAATGAAGATAAAATGGTTGGCGGTCTACAGAGAGCGCTGGAAAAACGTCCCGTCAGTGCGGATGCTGTGGATGTCGCCATCAGTATGATTAAGTCACAACTGCGTGCCACCGGAGAACGAGAAGTACCGAGTGAAATGATCGGTAACTTAGTGATGGATCAGCTCAAGGAGCTAGATAAAGTCGCCTACATTCGTTTTGCCTCTGTGTATCGGAGCTTCGAAGACATCCGTGAGTTTGGCGAAGAGATCGCAAGGCTCGAAGATTAG
- the tet(34) gene encoding oxytetracycline resistance phosphoribosyltransferase domain-containing protein Tet(34), translating to MSKKFIITWDQMHSYCRELAEKQMPAEQWKGIWAVSRGGLVPGAILARELGIRYVDTICISSYDHDHQRDMSVLKAPEGDGEGYLIVEDLVDSGDTARKLRELYPKAKLIAVCAKPSGAELLDDYVVDIAQETWIEQPWDMSIQYVEPINRKQK from the coding sequence ATGAGTAAAAAATTCATCATCACTTGGGACCAAATGCATTCATACTGCCGTGAACTGGCTGAAAAGCAGATGCCAGCTGAGCAATGGAAAGGGATTTGGGCAGTGAGCCGTGGCGGTCTGGTACCGGGTGCGATCCTAGCGCGTGAGTTAGGCATTCGTTACGTTGATACCATCTGTATTTCTAGCTACGACCACGACCATCAACGTGATATGAGCGTGCTAAAAGCGCCAGAAGGTGATGGTGAAGGGTACTTGATCGTAGAAGATTTGGTCGACAGTGGTGATACAGCACGTAAACTTCGCGAGCTGTACCCGAAAGCGAAACTTATCGCGGTATGTGCCAAGCCATCAGGTGCAGAATTACTTGATGATTACGTGGTCGACATCGCTCAAGAGACTTGGATTGAGCAGCCATGGGATATGTCTATTCAGTATGTAGAGCCTATCAACCGTAAGCAAAAGTAA
- the crl gene encoding sigma factor-binding protein Crl — translation MSEQIKSPTHYRLLSTLRAIGPYLRESQSKDGYYLFDCLSVCVNDKKSPEQREFWGWWLELVANEAGFEARYRSGLYDITGEWQGKALPKKSVADVTRTQEAFHQKLVDTLQNEFEIAVVMHKESVEFV, via the coding sequence ATGTCTGAGCAGATCAAGAGTCCAACTCATTACCGCTTGCTGTCTACCCTTAGAGCGATAGGCCCTTATTTAAGGGAGTCGCAAAGCAAAGACGGCTACTACCTGTTCGATTGCTTGTCGGTGTGCGTCAACGATAAAAAATCACCAGAACAACGCGAATTTTGGGGCTGGTGGCTGGAGTTAGTGGCAAACGAAGCGGGATTCGAAGCGCGCTATCGCTCAGGGCTGTACGATATTACTGGTGAGTGGCAAGGCAAGGCGTTACCGAAAAAGTCTGTAGCCGATGTCACCCGAACTCAAGAAGCGTTTCATCAAAAACTCGTCGACACTTTGCAAAATGAGTTTGAGATCGCCGTAGTTATGCATAAAGAATCGGTTGAATTCGTCTGA